The proteins below are encoded in one region of Pseudomonas entomophila L48:
- a CDS encoding GntR family transcriptional regulator, whose protein sequence is MAEKPKLLSTVLGSEQVPPHLARSVIEERLRSAILDGRLPPGTALRQQELASLFGVSRMPVREALRQLEAQSLLQVVMHKGAVVAPLIGEDAVDTYALRVILETEALRQSIPLLDANDIAQARGYIQQLENETRHAEIGRLNRLFHMSLYSKAHNQKLLRMIEIELNEEERFLRFHLSSMGLGKLTQDDHIALVDAASDKLVDDAVRLLEAHLNNAARTIRKYLDRQSTADQ, encoded by the coding sequence GTGGCTGAGAAACCCAAACTCCTGAGCACCGTGCTGGGCAGCGAGCAAGTTCCGCCGCACCTCGCCCGCAGCGTCATCGAAGAGCGCCTGCGCAGTGCCATCCTCGACGGCCGGCTGCCTCCGGGCACCGCCCTGCGCCAACAGGAGCTGGCCAGCCTCTTCGGCGTCAGCCGCATGCCGGTACGCGAAGCCCTGCGCCAGCTTGAAGCGCAATCGCTGTTGCAGGTGGTCATGCATAAAGGCGCCGTGGTCGCGCCGCTGATCGGCGAGGACGCAGTCGACACCTATGCGTTGCGCGTTATTCTCGAAACCGAGGCCCTGCGCCAATCGATTCCCCTGCTCGATGCCAATGACATCGCCCAGGCCCGTGGTTATATCCAGCAGCTGGAAAACGAAACCCGTCACGCCGAAATCGGTCGCCTCAACCGTCTGTTCCACATGTCCCTCTACAGCAAGGCGCACAACCAGAAGCTGCTGCGCATGATCGAGATCGAGCTCAACGAAGAGGAACGCTTCCTGCGTTTCCACCTGTCGTCGATGGGGCTGGGCAAGCTGACCCAGGATGACCATATCGCGTTGGTGGATGCGGCCAGCGACAAACTGGTGGATGATGCCGTCAGGTTGCTCGAAGCCCACCTGAACAATGCCGCCCGCACCATCAGGAAGTACCTCGACCGACAGTCGACAGCCGATCAGTGA
- the lapG gene encoding cysteine protease LapG, with amino-acid sequence MSAVAIPWTLNTTLRRFGLAVLLGGLLLGVTQADWDFSQISRRAQALYGPLGEGQKRIDAWQQLLATQKQGSELEQLQVVNRFFNQQLRYVEDIDLWHEVDYWATPVQSLIKGAGDCEDYAIAKYFSLRRMGIPAEKLRITYVKALRQNRAHMVLTYYSSPQAQPLVLDSLMDAIKPASQRSDLLPVYAFNGEGLWLTGAAGNKKVGDTKRLSRWQDLLKKMQAEGFPAEPVY; translated from the coding sequence GTGTCCGCAGTGGCGATACCTTGGACTCTCAATACGACCCTGCGCCGCTTTGGCCTCGCCGTGCTGCTCGGCGGCCTGTTGCTGGGCGTCACGCAGGCGGATTGGGACTTTTCCCAGATCAGCCGCCGTGCCCAGGCGCTCTATGGGCCGCTGGGCGAGGGCCAGAAGCGCATCGATGCCTGGCAGCAACTGCTCGCCACGCAGAAGCAGGGCAGCGAGCTGGAGCAGTTGCAGGTGGTCAACCGCTTCTTCAACCAGCAGCTGCGCTATGTCGAGGATATCGACCTGTGGCATGAGGTCGACTATTGGGCCACGCCGGTGCAGTCGCTGATCAAGGGAGCGGGGGACTGCGAGGACTACGCCATCGCCAAGTACTTCAGCCTGCGGCGCATGGGCATCCCGGCCGAGAAGCTGCGCATCACCTACGTCAAGGCCCTGCGCCAGAACCGCGCACACATGGTCCTGACCTATTATTCAAGCCCACAGGCCCAGCCCCTGGTGCTCGACAGCCTGATGGACGCGATCAAGCCCGCCAGCCAGCGTAGCGACCTGTTGCCGGTGTACGCCTTCAATGGCGAGGGCCTGTGGCTGACCGGCGCCGCTGGCAACAAGAAAGTCGGCGACACCAAGCGCCTGTCGCGTTGGCAGGACCTGCTGAAGAAAATGCAGGCCGAAGGGTTCCCGGCCGAACCGGTTTACTGA
- the lapD gene encoding cyclic di-GMP receptor LapD — translation MSLFKQLLLAICLFLVVAFSGSFMVSLESSRSQYVNQLRSHAQDAATALALSLTPNIDDPAMVELMVSSIFDSGYYTSIKVIDLGSNAVLVERHAEPDSGSVPGWFIHLIGLEPAGGDAIVSRGWQQAARVEVISHPMFALAKLWQSALGSLGWLLLCGAVSAVLGALLLRRQLRPLDYMVAQSHAIARREFLSLPELPRTPELRRVVQAMNQMVEKLKALFTEQAERSEKLRTESYQDSLTGLANRRYFEMQLNARVSNLEEARAGYLLLLRVQDLAGLNARLGGQRTDQLLQAVGEQLRRTCANYPETNDLITRSRGGEFAVLAPGMVHDEAIQLAQALAATLQSLHETGASDVDPVACIGLAPYNPGDAPQDLLKLADEALARAESQPQPGWVCLEQGAAADAADSHHAWHTRLDQALAKGQFELFFQPVVDCRATDRVLHYKVISRLHDEQGEALAAGRFLPWLERFGWMARLDLLVLEKVLKHLQGHGESLALNLSAATLADPKALQRVFELLGQYRAIGPRLTFEIGEEQLPEQSMLEQLTRRLRGLGFSLALQRFGGRFSMIGNLAHLGLAYLKIDGGYIRNIDHERHKRLFIEAIQRAAHSIDLPLIAERVETEGELKVLREMGVQGIQGQLVGEPAPWR, via the coding sequence ATGTCACTGTTCAAACAATTGCTGCTAGCCATTTGCCTGTTCCTGGTGGTCGCCTTCAGTGGCAGCTTCATGGTCAGCCTGGAGAGCTCGCGTAGCCAGTACGTCAACCAGCTGCGCTCCCACGCCCAGGACGCGGCCACCGCGTTGGCGCTGTCGCTGACGCCCAACATCGATGACCCGGCAATGGTCGAGCTGATGGTCAGCTCGATCTTCGATAGTGGCTACTACACCAGCATCAAGGTCATCGACCTGGGCTCCAACGCCGTGCTGGTCGAGCGCCATGCCGAGCCGGACAGCGGTAGCGTGCCGGGCTGGTTCATCCACCTGATCGGCCTGGAACCGGCCGGGGGCGACGCGATCGTCAGCCGTGGCTGGCAGCAGGCGGCGCGGGTCGAGGTGATCAGCCACCCGATGTTCGCCCTGGCCAAGCTGTGGCAGAGCGCTTTGGGCAGCCTTGGCTGGCTGCTGCTGTGCGGCGCGGTGAGCGCGGTGCTCGGCGCGCTGCTGCTGCGCCGGCAGTTGCGGCCGCTGGACTACATGGTGGCGCAATCCCACGCCATCGCCCGGCGCGAGTTCCTCAGCCTGCCCGAGCTGCCGCGCACGCCGGAACTGCGGCGGGTGGTGCAGGCGATGAACCAGATGGTCGAGAAGCTCAAGGCGCTGTTCACCGAACAGGCCGAGCGCAGCGAGAAACTGCGCACCGAGTCGTACCAGGACAGCCTCACTGGCCTGGCCAACCGCCGCTACTTCGAGATGCAGCTCAATGCCCGGGTCAGCAACCTGGAGGAGGCGCGCGCCGGTTACCTGCTGCTGCTGCGGGTCCAGGACCTGGCTGGCCTGAATGCACGCCTGGGCGGCCAGCGTACCGACCAGCTGCTGCAGGCGGTGGGCGAGCAACTGCGCCGCACCTGCGCCAACTACCCGGAAACCAACGACCTTATCACCCGTAGCCGCGGTGGCGAATTTGCCGTGCTGGCGCCGGGCATGGTCCACGACGAGGCGATCCAGCTGGCCCAGGCCCTGGCCGCGACCTTGCAGAGCCTGCACGAAACCGGGGCCAGCGATGTCGACCCGGTGGCCTGTATTGGCCTGGCACCCTACAACCCGGGCGATGCTCCCCAGGACCTGCTCAAACTCGCCGACGAGGCGCTGGCCCGCGCTGAGAGCCAGCCGCAGCCGGGCTGGGTATGCCTGGAGCAGGGGGCTGCTGCCGATGCCGCCGATAGCCACCATGCCTGGCACACCCGCCTGGACCAGGCACTGGCCAAAGGGCAGTTCGAGCTGTTCTTCCAGCCGGTGGTGGATTGCCGGGCGACTGACCGGGTGCTGCATTACAAGGTCATCTCGCGTTTGCACGACGAGCAGGGCGAAGCCTTGGCGGCGGGCCGCTTCCTGCCCTGGCTCGAGCGTTTCGGTTGGATGGCGCGGCTGGACCTGCTGGTGCTGGAGAAGGTGCTCAAGCACCTGCAGGGGCATGGCGAGTCGCTGGCGCTGAACCTGTCGGCCGCGACCCTGGCCGACCCCAAGGCGTTGCAGCGGGTCTTCGAGCTGCTCGGCCAGTACCGCGCCATCGGGCCGCGCCTCACCTTCGAGATCGGCGAGGAGCAGTTGCCTGAACAGTCGATGCTCGAGCAACTGACCCGTCGCCTGCGCGGGCTGGGCTTCAGCCTGGCGCTGCAGCGTTTCGGTGGCCGCTTCAGCATGATCGGCAACCTGGCGCACCTGGGACTGGCCTACCTGAAGATCGATGGTGGCTACATCCGCAATATCGACCACGAGCGGCACAAGCGGCTGTTCATCGAAGCCATCCAGCGGGCGGCGCACAGCATCGACCTGCCGTTGATTGCAGAACGGGTGGAGACGGAAGGGGAATTGAAGGTGCTGCGCGAGATGGGGGTGCAGGGGATCCAGGGGCAGTTGGTGGGTGAGCCCGCGCCTTGGCGTTGA